GTCTCCCGCGAGCGTCCCGACGATCGTTCGCCGCGCCTCGACCGTCTACGCTGCAGAGATGCGCGGCTTCGTCGGCTTGGAACGCCACTTCACGACGCAACTGCACGGTGGCCCCTTCCAACACGGCGAGCAGAGTGACAGCGGTCAGTTATTTCAGGACGGGAAATTCGTACAGGTTTCTTACTATCGCGTCGTACGCGACGGGCGCCAGTTTTCGCCATCACAGATTGCGCAACGCAACGACCAGACCAACAAAGATTGGGCCGCCGGAAGAGTCTTTTTCAAGGAGCCATACGATCCGCGGTACGTGGGCGATTACACCTTTGCGCAAGCGGCGTGCTCGGGGTGCGCGGCCGGCTCGCAGCGCATTGCGTTTACGAGCACCATCCGCGACGCGCAGCACGGCGACGGCGCAATGGATATCGACGTCGCGACGGGGCACATTCTCCGATTGACCTATGTTCCAAACGCGCTTCCGCCGCACGCGACCTCGGGTTCGGTGACCGAAACCGGAGGCGAGGTGCTGCCGCATCTGTGGTACGTTGCTCGGATCAGTCAGACTTTTTCCGGCCGCGCGTTCTTGCTGAGCGGTACCGGGACGTTCACCGGTGTCTTCGATCACTTCCGCCGATTGCCCAGCCTTCTCGCCGGGCAGACCGCCTTAGCGAATCAGACCATCTGACGCAATTGTCCGCAAGCGGCCGCCTCAAACGTCTTTAGGTCATCAACACGACGACAAGGAGGCAACCATGGCAGAATTTCTTTATCTCTATCGGGGTGGCCAGCGCGGCTGGAGCGCGGAAGATTCGCAGCAAATCATGCAAAAGTGGATGACCTGGTTCAAGGAGTTGGGAGCAAGCGGCAACCTCAAGGATGGGGGGCAACCGTTGGAGGCGGAAGGCAAAGTCGTCAACGGCAAGTCGGGCTCGGTTACCGACGGGCCGTACGCCGAAAGCAAAGATCTCGTCGGCGGCTACACGCTTATCGAGGCCGATACTCTGGCGCGCGCCGCCGAGCTCGCGAAGGGGTGTCCGATCCTCGAGCGCGGCGGTCTGGTCGAAGTGCGACCGGTCATGAAACTGGACATGTAACGTGGAGCCGAGCGACCATCTCTTCCGTCATCAGGCGGGCCGGATGGTCGCCGCGCTCACGCGCGTCTTCGGCCTTCATAATCTCGAACTGGCAGAAGACGTCGTGCAAGACGCCTTCTGCCGCGCGCTCGAAGTCTGGAAGATCCGCGGCGTACCCGACAATCCTTCGGCGTGGCTGATGAAGGCGGCGCGAAATCGCGCGCTCGACGTCGTGCGACGCGAACGCACTGCCCGTACTTTTGCGCCGGAGTACGCGCGTCTGCTCGAATCGGAGTGGACGCTTGCCAATGCCGTGCAAGAAGTTTTCGAAGCCACCGATCTGCGCGACGATCGGTTGCGCATGATGTTTTCGTGCTGCCGGCACGATTTGCCCGAGACCGCGCAAGTGATGCTGGTGCTCGCGCTTGCCGGCGGTTTCGGCGTGCGCGAAATCGCGGCAGCCTTCGTCAGTAAGCCGGCGGCGGTAGAGAAACGTTTGACCCGCGCGAAGCAGAAGCTCAAAGAATCC
This Candidatus Eremiobacterota bacterium DNA region includes the following protein-coding sequences:
- a CDS encoding transcription initiation protein, whose translation is MAEFLYLYRGGQRGWSAEDSQQIMQKWMTWFKELGASGNLKDGGQPLEAEGKVVNGKSGSVTDGPYAESKDLVGGYTLIEADTLARAAELAKGCPILERGGLVEVRPVMKLDM